From the genome of Streptomyces sp. NBC_00523:
GGGGCCGTACGGCTACCAGGTCGTCATCCGGCACGGGGACGGCAAGTACAGCCAGTACGCGCACCTGTCCTCGCTGCTCGTGCGCGGCGGGCAGCACGTCGGCGGCGGCCAGCGGATCGCCCGCTCCGGCGCCACCGGCAACGTCACGGGGCCGCACCTGCACTTCGAGGTCCGTACCGGCCCCGAGTACGGCTCCGACATCGACCCGCTGGCCTACCTCCGGGCGGGCGGCGTCAAGGTCTGAACGCCCCGGTCACCGGCCTCCCTGGCGGCGGCCCGGCGCGCGGCGCCCGGGCGATGGCCGAACTCCACGCGCCCGGCCAGGCCGTCCAGCGGCATCCGCCCGGGCAGCGCCGGGCGCGGCGTCCGAGGACCCGCCCCGGGACCGGCCGCGGCGGCCGGAACCGGCTCCACCGTGCGAGACAGGGTGCCCGTCGAGGCCGGCGGCCCGGCGGGCGCGGCGAAATCCGCGGGTTCCTCCGCGTCCTCCGCGTCCGCGGTCTCCGGCTCCACCGGCGCCGGGCGCTCGGCGGTCAGCCGTTCCGCGGTCATCCGTTCCGTGGTCAGCATGATCAGCCCGCCGGCCGCGACCGCCCCGCACACCAGGGCCAGCACCGTGCCCGTGACCCCGTGCCGGAACTGCTCGCCGAACAGCGTGATCCCCACCGCCGCGGCCACCACCGGATTCACCACGGTCACCGTCGCCAGCGGGGCCGTCAGACCCGCGCCCCGGTAGGCCGCCTGGGACAGCAGCAGACCGGCGCCCGCCAGCGCCGCGATGACCAGCAGCGGCAGCAGCCCGGACTTCACGGCACCGGCCGTCCACTCCATGGCCACGGTCTTCGTGTA
Proteins encoded in this window:
- a CDS encoding DMT family transporter, which produces MVYMSSLALSVLLSLVSAVAYAAGAIVQERVATASDGRSLAPLRNRVWWAAVTLNGLGAVLHVVALAYGPLSLVQPLGALTIVFALPMAALFVRRRAGATAWRGAVMATVGLAGLLALTGSSDAHSLGAPQQLMLAMVTFGAVAALILLSRAMRRPVMRSVVLAGAAGVAFGIASVYTKTVAMEWTAGAVKSGLLPLLVIAALAGAGLLLSQAAYRGAGLTAPLATVTVVNPVVAAAVGITLFGEQFRHGVTGTVLALVCGAVAAGGLIMLTTERMTAERLTAERPAPVEPETADAEDAEEPADFAAPAGPPASTGTLSRTVEPVPAAAAGPGAGPRTPRPALPGRMPLDGLAGRVEFGHRPGAARRAAAREAGDRGVQTLTPPARR